One part of the Bacteroidota bacterium genome encodes these proteins:
- a CDS encoding poly(R)-hydroxyalkanoic acid synthase subunit PhaE: MMENTTKNLFETMADMQKQAVETMSNAAKTMQQTMGTGANVNMDSDYFKKWYDSQMAWFNKVNGESNNMHNGMEFFTNYMNKQNEMAKQWSEMSQNMMPGATNNFDMKNNMDNMMNVFNSWKNTMTDSYNEMMKNFNNGETKNNFADMFNNSEMYMKTFQFWMPMMKSLNDKTFTPDMFKNMFNTEAYKGMMDKMFNMNPDMMKNLMDNPAMASMKENMTKMMDMGKSNYDNMKNSMGNAFNFNPMMDSMNSNYNQMYAQMQTAMAPLTKLFGSNANMVNMETAKELVDMMNAYNTKNNQMQYMMYTTGMKAMDEVAENMYAKIKNGEDVKEFADVYKNWLNTNDKHFVALFETDEYSKLMAEVSALQLTLKGKIEKQMEKSFEKLPLINRTEMNELYQTIQTLKKRISTLEKENNSLTNAAEATEEAPKATAKKTAKNA; this comes from the coding sequence ATGATGGAAAATACAACAAAAAATCTGTTTGAAACTATGGCTGACATGCAAAAACAAGCTGTAGAAACAATGAGTAACGCTGCTAAAACTATGCAACAAACAATGGGCACTGGTGCTAACGTTAACATGGATTCTGATTATTTTAAAAAATGGTACGATAGCCAAATGGCTTGGTTCAATAAAGTAAATGGCGAAAGCAACAACATGCACAATGGCATGGAGTTTTTCACTAATTACATGAATAAACAAAACGAAATGGCAAAACAATGGTCAGAAATGAGCCAAAACATGATGCCAGGTGCTACTAATAATTTTGACATGAAAAACAACATGGATAACATGATGAACGTTTTTAATTCATGGAAAAATACAATGACTGACAGCTACAATGAAATGATGAAAAATTTCAACAATGGCGAAACTAAAAACAACTTTGCTGATATGTTTAACAATTCAGAAATGTACATGAAAACTTTTCAATTTTGGATGCCAATGATGAAAAGCTTAAATGATAAAACATTTACACCTGATATGTTCAAAAACATGTTCAATACAGAAGCTTACAAAGGCATGATGGATAAAATGTTTAACATGAATCCTGATATGATGAAAAACTTAATGGACAATCCAGCCATGGCAAGCATGAAAGAAAACATGACCAAAATGATGGATATGGGCAAAAGCAACTACGACAACATGAAAAACAGCATGGGTAATGCATTTAACTTTAACCCAATGATGGATAGCATGAACAGTAACTACAACCAAATGTATGCACAAATGCAAACAGCTATGGCTCCGTTAACTAAATTATTCGGTAGCAATGCCAATATGGTTAACATGGAAACTGCAAAAGAATTGGTTGACATGATGAATGCTTACAATACTAAAAACAACCAAATGCAATACATGATGTACACTACAGGCATGAAAGCAATGGATGAAGTAGCAGAAAACATGTATGCTAAAATTAAAAATGGCGAAGACGTAAAAGAATTTGCTGATGTATACAAAAACTGGTTAAACACCAACGATAAACACTTTGTAGCTTTGTTTGAAACTGATGAGTATTCAAAATTAATGGCAGAAGTAAGTGCATTACAATTAACATTAAAAGGTAAAATCGAAAAACAAATGGAAAAATCTTTCGAAAAATTACCTTTAATCAACCGCACTGAAATGAATGAGTTATACCAAACTATTCAAACATTAAAAAAACGTATCAGCACTTTAGAAAAAGAAAACAACAGTTTAACCAATGCTGCTGAAGCAACAGAAGAAGCTCCTAAAGCTACTGCTAAAAAAACAGCTAAAAACGCTTAA
- the alaS gene encoding alanine--tRNA ligase, translated as MTSADIRKQFLDFFASKGHTIVPSAPIVVKNDPTLMFTNAGMNQFKDIFLGNEPAKYKRVVDTQKCLRVSGKHNDLEEVGVDTYHHTMFEMLGNWSFGDYFKKEAIEWAWELLVDVYKLPKDRLYVTVFEGDKKEGLAFDQEAFDNWAKWIDKDRILNGNKKDNFWEMGDTGPCGPCSEIHIDLRPDAERKLVDGATLVNNDHPQVIEIWNNVFMEFNRKADGSLEKLPAQHVDTGMGFERLVRAIDGKTSNYDTDVFVPTIKAIEKHSGIEYKFSDSKQDIAMRVMADHIRAIAFAIADGQLPSNNGAGYVIRRILRRAVRYQYQFLGIKEPFMCQLTLLIADSFQHVFPELFAQKDFVAKVIKEEEQSFLRTLENGIKILEGLFVFPDQTIQIIVESIKANKLNELISVTNQNEIDTNDTLGKMGLSSNIIYKSLDENKISKLKELADNFSQTKDETELISKVIKIQKNISGENAFELSDTYGFPLDLTQLIARENGFEVDVEGFEKALDEQKNRSRKATLQASDDWVIVDGNNSPTEFVGYDEMYVEEVRVRKYRKVMNKGKEEWQIVLNRTPFYPEGGGQVGDTGNLFYQEYRDEKIFDQSIQILDTKKENNLIIHIADQKPLYKTYGAGINMGQRMMTENNHTATHLLHSSLRQILGTHVQQKGSLVNDKYLRFDFSHFAAMTVAEIEAVEHVVNMMIRQDLHLDEKRNVSIRDAEAMGAMMLFGEKYGDRVRVISFGPDSIELCGGTHVKAAAQLGMFKITSESAVAAGVRRIEGITSITTDDYIMNLQNQVRAVSELLKSTDIVKSVEQLLHEKGGMLKKVDQLENEKISVLKEELKAKVNNTNGVNTLIELVTVPSAEQLKNLSFQLKTEIDNLFCVLGCELNGKPMLSVIMSDNLVKEKGLHAGNIVKDLAKEIKGGGGGQPFYATAGGNDLNGLANALTKAKTIV; from the coding sequence ATGACATCAGCAGACATACGTAAACAGTTTTTAGATTTTTTTGCAAGTAAGGGCCATACCATAGTTCCTTCTGCACCCATTGTAGTAAAAAACGATCCCACATTGATGTTTACCAATGCGGGTATGAACCAGTTTAAGGATATTTTTTTAGGCAATGAGCCCGCCAAATACAAACGTGTGGTCGATACGCAAAAATGTTTGCGTGTAAGCGGTAAGCATAACGATTTAGAAGAAGTAGGGGTAGATACCTATCACCATACCATGTTTGAAATGTTGGGTAACTGGAGCTTTGGCGATTACTTTAAAAAGGAAGCTATTGAGTGGGCCTGGGAGTTATTGGTAGATGTATATAAGCTACCTAAGGACAGGTTATATGTAACGGTATTTGAAGGTGATAAAAAGGAAGGTTTGGCCTTTGACCAGGAAGCTTTTGATAACTGGGCAAAATGGATTGATAAGGACCGTATTTTAAACGGCAATAAAAAAGATAATTTCTGGGAAATGGGCGATACAGGCCCATGCGGCCCCTGCTCTGAAATACATATTGACTTAAGACCTGATGCGGAACGTAAGCTGGTGGATGGAGCTACATTGGTTAATAACGACCATCCGCAAGTAATTGAAATATGGAACAATGTGTTCATGGAATTTAACCGCAAGGCCGATGGTAGCTTGGAAAAATTACCTGCGCAACACGTAGACACAGGAATGGGCTTTGAGCGTTTGGTGCGTGCCATTGATGGCAAAACCAGTAATTATGATACGGATGTATTTGTGCCTACTATTAAGGCTATTGAAAAGCATTCGGGTATTGAATATAAATTTAGCGATAGTAAACAAGACATAGCTATGCGTGTAATGGCTGACCATATACGTGCTATTGCATTTGCCATTGCTGACGGACAATTGCCAAGTAACAATGGGGCTGGTTATGTAATACGCAGAATATTGCGCAGGGCAGTGCGTTACCAATACCAGTTTTTAGGCATTAAGGAACCTTTTATGTGCCAGTTGACTTTGTTAATAGCTGACAGCTTTCAGCATGTATTTCCTGAATTGTTTGCGCAAAAAGATTTTGTGGCTAAGGTGATTAAAGAAGAAGAGCAAAGTTTTTTAAGAACTTTGGAAAATGGAATAAAAATTTTGGAAGGTTTATTTGTTTTCCCTGATCAAACTATTCAAATTATAGTTGAATCTATAAAAGCTAATAAATTAAATGAACTAATTTCGGTAACAAATCAAAACGAAATTGATACAAATGATACCTTAGGTAAAATGGGGTTGTCAAGTAATATTATTTACAAGTCTTTGGATGAGAATAAAATTAGTAAACTAAAAGAATTAGCGGACAATTTTTCTCAAACTAAAGATGAAACGGAATTAATTAGTAAAGTAATTAAAATTCAAAAAAATATTAGTGGGGAAAATGCTTTTGAATTATCAGATACCTATGGTTTTCCGTTGGACTTAACGCAATTGATTGCCAGGGAAAATGGATTTGAAGTGGATGTGGAGGGTTTTGAAAAAGCATTGGACGAACAAAAAAATCGTTCGCGTAAGGCTACTTTGCAAGCATCTGACGATTGGGTTATAGTAGATGGTAATAATTCACCTACCGAGTTTGTAGGTTACGATGAAATGTATGTAGAAGAGGTGCGTGTGCGTAAATACCGCAAGGTAATGAACAAAGGAAAAGAGGAGTGGCAAATTGTTTTAAACCGTACTCCTTTTTACCCGGAAGGTGGCGGACAGGTGGGTGATACGGGTAACTTATTTTACCAGGAATACCGCGATGAAAAAATATTTGACCAGAGTATTCAAATACTGGATACGAAGAAGGAAAATAACCTGATTATTCATATTGCTGACCAAAAACCACTGTATAAAACGTATGGTGCGGGTATCAATATGGGTCAGCGTATGATGACGGAAAATAACCATACAGCTACCCATTTATTGCATTCATCATTGCGCCAAATATTGGGTACGCATGTACAACAAAAAGGCTCGTTGGTAAACGATAAATATTTACGTTTTGATTTTTCGCATTTTGCCGCTATGACCGTTGCTGAAATAGAAGCGGTAGAGCATGTGGTGAATATGATGATCAGACAGGATTTGCATTTGGATGAAAAAAGAAATGTATCTATACGCGATGCGGAAGCTATGGGAGCTATGATGTTGTTTGGTGAAAAGTATGGCGACCGTGTTCGAGTTATTTCGTTTGGGCCTGACTCTATTGAGCTTTGTGGTGGTACGCATGTAAAAGCAGCGGCTCAACTGGGTATGTTTAAAATTACAAGCGAAAGTGCAGTAGCTGCCGGTGTACGCAGGATAGAAGGTATTACTTCTATTACTACTGATGATTATATTATGAATTTGCAAAACCAGGTTCGTGCCGTTTCGGAGTTGTTAAAATCAACCGATATTGTTAAAAGTGTAGAGCAGTTATTGCATGAAAAAGGTGGTATGCTTAAAAAGGTAGACCAACTTGAAAATGAAAAAATAAGCGTTTTAAAAGAGGAGTTAAAAGCTAAAGTAAACAACACGAATGGGGTAAATACTTTAATTGAGCTTGTAACTGTACCAAGCGCTGAACAATTGAAAAACTTATCGTTTCAGTTAAAAACCGAAATTGATAATTTGTTCTGTGTGCTGGGTTGTGAGTTAAATGGCAAACCTATGTTAAGCGTTATTATGAGTGATAACCTAGTCAAAGAAAAAGGCTTGCATGCAGGCAATATTGTAAAAGACCTCGCCAAAGAAATTAAAGGTGGAGGCGGAGGCCAACCTTTTTATGCTACTGCAGGTGGTAATGATTTGAATGGCTTAGCAAATGCTTTAACGAAGGCTAAAACGATTGTATAG
- a CDS encoding M23 family metallopeptidase gives MAKIKYFYNPNKLDFEKVRTSFTTVIWRVFGFLSASIVSGAIMVLALYSFIDSPKEKILQRENKQYKEQLRRIQNRINELSGVLGELQERDAQIYRTIFEADPVSFKPKLNENEKKYKLAEGFDDAVLINDLNKKVEQLSALAETQAKSFDELKKLADNKSDFLASIPAIQPIANKDLKRIASGFGYRIHPIYKTTKFHSGIDFTAPTRTPVYATGNGKISFAKYEGRGYGNHIIINHGFGYQSLYGHLSSIEVYEGQKVKRGELIGYVGNTGTSTAPHLHYEVVKGTKKVNPINYFFNDITEADYEAIRDISARPTQSFD, from the coding sequence GTGGCAAAGATAAAATACTTTTACAATCCCAATAAGCTAGACTTTGAAAAAGTTCGCACCAGTTTTACCACGGTAATTTGGCGTGTTTTTGGGTTTTTATCAGCCTCTATTGTTTCCGGAGCTATCATGGTATTAGCACTTTACAGTTTTATCGACTCCCCAAAAGAAAAAATACTCCAACGCGAAAACAAACAATACAAAGAACAATTGCGCAGAATACAGAACCGGATTAACGAATTAAGTGGCGTTTTAGGAGAGTTGCAGGAGCGCGATGCGCAAATTTACAGAACTATATTTGAGGCTGACCCTGTAAGCTTTAAACCGAAGCTAAACGAGAACGAAAAAAAATACAAACTGGCTGAGGGTTTTGACGATGCTGTATTGATTAATGATTTAAACAAAAAGGTAGAACAACTGAGCGCTTTGGCCGAAACTCAAGCCAAATCGTTTGACGAGCTAAAAAAACTGGCCGATAACAAAAGTGATTTCCTGGCTTCCATTCCAGCCATTCAACCCATAGCCAATAAAGATTTAAAACGTATCGCTTCCGGTTTTGGCTATAGAATACACCCTATTTACAAAACCACCAAATTCCATTCGGGTATTGATTTTACAGCTCCTACGCGTACCCCGGTATATGCCACAGGTAATGGTAAAATAAGCTTTGCCAAATACGAAGGACGCGGTTATGGCAACCATATTATTATAAACCATGGCTTTGGTTACCAAAGTTTATACGGGCATTTAAGCAGTATAGAAGTATATGAAGGGCAAAAAGTAAAACGTGGCGAGTTAATTGGCTACGTGGGTAATACGGGTACATCTACCGCTCCCCACCTACATTACGAAGTAGTAAAAGGAACCAAAAAAGTAAACCCCATTAATTACTTCTTTAATGATATAACCGAAGCAGATTACGAAGCTATCCGCGATATATCTGCCCGCCCTACTCAGTCGTTTGATTAA
- a CDS encoding T9SS type A sorting domain-containing protein, producing the protein MKRVFYSLILGNLIGISAAFAACDIQVGFTGKSMTWSQLQSKAVNGVIYLTLDTDIDSLGLQFTSPCSNITIKECYFNDMPVAVNEEQQSGGLIKTKTTGTGLYKIQVVGPQNNDWFKIVIKAKGSTSINEFNGDLHFALYPNPTSDKLTIESVDAVKQIQVYDNKGMLVMEKQNNVFNEFQTIDVAALPNGQYFMICSNDDKKSSMKFIKQ; encoded by the coding sequence ATGAAGAGAGTATTTTACAGTTTAATTTTAGGGAATCTGATTGGCATATCAGCTGCTTTTGCAGCATGCGATATTCAGGTTGGGTTCACAGGCAAAAGTATGACTTGGAGTCAACTGCAATCAAAGGCGGTAAATGGGGTTATTTATTTAACACTTGATACCGATATTGACAGCTTGGGTTTACAGTTTACTTCCCCATGCAGCAACATCACTATTAAGGAATGTTATTTTAACGACATGCCGGTAGCTGTTAACGAAGAACAACAGTCAGGTGGATTAATTAAAACCAAAACTACCGGTACAGGTTTATACAAAATTCAGGTGGTAGGACCACAAAATAACGATTGGTTTAAAATAGTAATCAAAGCCAAAGGCAGTACCTCCATTAACGAGTTTAATGGTGACTTGCATTTTGCACTATATCCAAATCCTACTAGTGATAAATTAACCATTGAATCAGTTGATGCAGTAAAACAAATACAAGTGTATGATAACAAGGGTATGTTGGTAATGGAAAAACAAAACAATGTATTTAATGAGTTTCAAACTATTGATGTGGCTGCTTTACCCAATGGTCAATACTTTATGATTTGCAGCAATGACGATAAAAAATCTAGCATGAAATTTATTAAACAATAG
- a CDS encoding PKD domain-containing protein: MKKIFPILLLFISLQSFAQITILNADMSRVNDTMRYSATSIGINPTKAALTGADTIWDFTDLVPTSQDVEKFYAPSGTPYAIQFGILTGATYGIKDNTLNNLASFGSAAGITVENIYGFYKNTASASVLLGRGVTVSGLPLAINLNPRDTVYKFPLNYGDIDTTYYAGSTTIPGVGGISQKGRRVNIVDGWGVIKTPYGQFDCIRVKTEITGTDSIEVQTFKIPLPNNRTIYTWWAKGEHYPILEITKTIGGVGAPAIKYKDIYRAEAFVSAAKFNASRTTALTTDTINLTNSSIGTPKSYQWTITPNNALFVGGTNATTRSPRVLLTQPGVYSVKLKVIYEGGEDDTVRTNYITVNEAPKVNFVADKVTANVGEIVSFTDSSAGTPTVYRWVFTPNTVSFAGGTSASTKNPKVMFNAKGNYTVALTATYGTSQVTETKVAYISVQSVGVNTVADFTKSIKIYPNPAKEIIFIQADINIQEAKIDLINVLGKNTNAVIDFQSNNKASIDITNLPKGIYFVKIDDGKQLNVARRLIVE; encoded by the coding sequence ATGAAAAAAATATTTCCTATTTTATTGCTGTTCATTAGCTTACAATCATTTGCACAGATAACTATTTTAAATGCAGATATGTCGAGAGTAAATGATACCATGCGATATAGTGCTACCAGCATTGGTATTAACCCAACAAAAGCTGCTTTAACCGGAGCCGATACTATTTGGGATTTTACCGATTTAGTTCCTACCAGCCAGGATGTAGAAAAATTTTATGCTCCATCGGGTACGCCTTACGCTATACAATTTGGTATACTAACAGGTGCTACTTATGGAATAAAAGACAATACCTTAAATAACTTAGCCAGTTTTGGTAGCGCAGCAGGCATTACCGTTGAAAATATTTACGGTTTTTATAAAAATACAGCCAGTGCCAGCGTTTTATTAGGACGTGGTGTTACCGTTTCAGGTTTGCCTTTAGCCATTAATTTAAATCCACGCGATACGGTTTATAAATTCCCTTTAAATTATGGCGATATTGATACTACATATTATGCGGGTTCAACAACCATTCCGGGTGTAGGAGGTATTTCGCAAAAAGGCCGTAGGGTAAATATTGTAGATGGTTGGGGCGTAATAAAAACACCTTATGGGCAGTTTGATTGTATCAGGGTAAAAACAGAAATTACCGGTACTGATTCTATTGAAGTGCAAACCTTTAAAATACCATTACCTAACAACAGAACCATTTATACCTGGTGGGCCAAAGGCGAACATTACCCTATTTTAGAAATTACAAAAACCATAGGAGGTGTAGGTGCACCTGCTATTAAATACAAAGACATTTATAGAGCGGAAGCATTTGTAAGTGCAGCTAAGTTTAATGCCAGCAGAACTACAGCGCTTACTACAGATACCATTAATTTAACAAATAGTAGTATTGGTACACCTAAATCGTACCAATGGACTATAACACCCAACAATGCTTTATTTGTAGGAGGTACCAATGCCACTACCCGAAGTCCTAGAGTATTGTTAACCCAGCCGGGTGTTTATTCTGTAAAGTTAAAAGTAATATATGAAGGAGGGGAGGATGATACAGTAAGAACCAACTATATTACCGTTAATGAAGCACCTAAAGTAAATTTTGTGGCCGATAAAGTAACTGCTAACGTAGGTGAAATAGTATCGTTTACTGATAGTAGTGCAGGAACCCCAACCGTTTATAGGTGGGTGTTTACACCCAATACAGTAAGTTTTGCAGGCGGAACAAGCGCATCTACTAAAAATCCGAAAGTGATGTTTAATGCAAAAGGCAATTATACCGTTGCCTTAACTGCTACTTATGGTACAAGTCAGGTAACCGAAACCAAAGTGGCATACATAAGTGTACAAAGTGTAGGTGTAAATACCGTAGCAGATTTTACTAAATCAATTAAAATATACCCTAATCCGGCCAAAGAAATTATTTTTATTCAAGCCGATATAAATATACAAGAGGCAAAAATTGATTTGATAAATGTATTGGGGAAAAATACCAATGCAGTTATTGACTTTCAAAGCAACAACAAAGCAAGTATTGATATTACCAATTTACCCAAAGGAATTTATTTTGTTAAAATAGACGATGGTAAACAACTGAATGTAGCGAGAAGATTAATTGTTGAATAG
- a CDS encoding acyl-CoA reductase — protein MTFQHRVQAFIQLGSFLQNAATNAHKAIVEAYLYNNWFTEESQRLALQAWADTLTEQKINTWVSKYQFTDESSNKSVAIIMAGNIPLVGLHDLVCVLLAGHKAIIKLSSDDNILPKFIVAALIQIEPAFADKITVLNDEKLGGNYDAVIATGSNNSNRYFEYYFSKLPNILRRNRNSIAVLTGHETDEDMKLLAKDIFTYFGLGCRNVSKLYIPRDFDMAMFFENTHEYDSYMHHNKYANNYTYHKAIWLLNQDQFLENGLINLKESKDLASPLASVYYEYYDTLDEVKAIIEERKEDIQCIVSKIEIGNSIPLGKSQQPELWDYADGIDTLDFLLKL, from the coding sequence ATGACTTTTCAACACCGTGTACAAGCTTTTATTCAACTAGGCAGTTTTTTACAAAATGCTGCTACTAACGCACATAAGGCTATAGTTGAGGCCTACTTATATAATAACTGGTTTACAGAAGAAAGCCAACGCTTGGCTTTGCAAGCCTGGGCCGATACTTTAACGGAGCAAAAAATAAATACTTGGGTCAGTAAATATCAGTTTACTGACGAGTCGTCCAACAAGTCAGTAGCCATTATTATGGCAGGTAATATACCCTTGGTTGGTTTACACGATTTAGTGTGCGTATTGTTAGCCGGCCATAAAGCCATTATTAAGCTAAGTAGCGATGACAATATTTTACCTAAATTTATTGTAGCTGCCTTAATACAAATAGAACCTGCTTTTGCCGATAAAATAACGGTACTCAATGATGAAAAACTGGGAGGTAACTACGATGCAGTAATAGCAACAGGTAGTAATAACAGCAATAGGTATTTTGAATACTATTTTAGCAAACTGCCCAATATATTAAGACGTAACCGAAACAGCATAGCCGTTTTAACAGGGCATGAAACAGACGAGGACATGAAGCTGTTAGCCAAAGATATATTTACCTACTTTGGTTTAGGGTGCCGCAATGTGAGTAAATTATACATTCCCCGCGATTTTGATATGGCCATGTTTTTTGAAAACACCCATGAGTACGATTCTTACATGCACCATAATAAATACGCCAATAACTACACTTATCACAAGGCCATTTGGTTATTAAACCAAGACCAGTTTTTGGAAAACGGATTGATTAATTTAAAAGAAAGCAAAGATTTAGCCTCGCCATTAGCAAGTGTTTATTACGAATATTACGATACACTAGACGAAGTAAAAGCCATTATAGAAGAACGCAAAGAAGATATTCAGTGCATAGTAAGTAAAATAGAAATTGGTAACAGTATTCCTTTAGGTAAAAGTCAACAACCCGAGCTATGGGATTACGCTGATGGTATAGATACCTTAGACTTTTTACTGAAATTATAG
- a CDS encoding 4Fe-4S dicluster domain-containing protein, whose protein sequence is MAIMITDECINCGACEPECPNNAIYESGAEWAWKDGNNLTGAIDIDGDTTDVSKRFEPKSADTYYIVTGKCTECVGFHEEPQCAAVCPVDCCIADPENVETQERLLEKKQRMHL, encoded by the coding sequence ATGGCAATAATGATAACTGACGAATGCATTAATTGTGGTGCATGCGAACCTGAATGTCCAAACAATGCAATTTACGAATCAGGTGCTGAGTGGGCTTGGAAAGATGGAAATAATTTAACCGGTGCTATTGATATTGATGGCGATACAACTGATGTATCAAAACGTTTTGAACCTAAGTCGGCTGATACTTATTATATTGTTACCGGTAAATGTACAGAGTGCGTTGGCTTTCACGAAGAGCCTCAGTGTGCTGCTGTTTGCCCGGTAGATTGCTGTATTGCTGACCCTGAAAATGTAGAAACACAAGAGCGTTTATTGGAAAAGAAACAAAGAATGCATTTGTAA